The following nucleotide sequence is from Pseudonocardia abyssalis.
GGCAACCTGCCGATCGGGCAGGGCCTGTCGATGACGGTGCTGCAGATGGCCGGGATGTACCAGGCCATCGCCAACGACGGCGTGCGCATCCCGCCGCGGATCGTCGCGGGGACGATCGGGCCCGACGGCCTGCGCACCCCGACGCCCGCCCCGGAGTCGACGCGGGTCGTCTCGCCGGAGACGGCGGCGCAGGTGCGGACCATGCTCACCGCGGTCACCCAGGACGCCCGCGGCCAGCGCGGCACCGGCCCGCAGGCCGCCGTGCCGGGCTACCAGGTGGCGGGCAAGACCGGCACGGCCCAGCAGGTCGACCCGGACTGCGCCTGCTACTCGCGCTCGTCGTACTGGATCACCTTCGCGGGCATGATCCCGGCGCAGGACCCGCGCTACGTCATCGCGATCATGCTCGACGCCCCCGTCGGCGGCTCGAGTGCCGCGCCGCTGTTCCACGACATCGCCAGCTACCTCGCCCAGCGCGAGGGGCTGCCGGTGAGCGCGGAGCCGGCCCCGGTCCAGACGCTCGTCGCCCCCTGACACGGCCCGCCCCGTCCCTCCCGCCCGCGGGCGCGTATCCACCGCCGCCGCGCGCACGCTCGACGGTGCGCGTGGTGGCGGTGGGTGCGCGTGGGGCTGGGGTGGCCCGGGGGTGGACGGGGACGAATCGGGCATCGGTGGTCGGCCGGGTCGGGGCGGTGACCGGACCGGAGCCCTCCGTCACCGTTCGTGCCGTGAGGGGCCGGGGCCGGGGTCGGCCGGGCGGGGGTCGCCCGCGATCACCGGTCACCGGCCGGGAGGTGGCCCGGCACCGCGCGGCGGGCCCGCGACGACCGGTGATCCTGCTGCGCCGGACGGTCCCGGCCTGCGGTGGCGGGGCCCGGTGCGCGGGCGGGGCCCGGGGCACCCGCCGGTAGCCTCCCCCCGTGTCGTACGCGAGCCCGCCCACCGAGGTGCCGACCCGACCGCGGGCGCTCCCGCCGGTGGACCTGCGCGCGGTCGCGGCCCGCGTCGGGGTCGCACCGCCACCACCGGGGGTGCTGGTCACGGGTGTGACGCTGCGGGCCTCCGACGTCCGGCCGGGCGACCTGTTCGCCGCGCTGCCCGGCTCGCGGGCCCACGGCGCCGACTTCGCCGCCGCCGCGGTCGCCGCGGGTGCGGTCGCCGTGCTCACCGACCCCGACGGCGCCACCCGCCCGATCGGCGTCCCGGTGCTCGTCCATCCCACCCCCCGCACGGTGCTGGGCTCGGCCTCCTCGCTCGTCTACGGCGACCCGACGGCCGCGCTGACCGTCCTGGGCGTCACCGGGACCTCCGGCAAGACCACCGTCACCCACCTCGTCGAGACCGGGCTGGCCGCGGCCGGCCGCTCGACCGGGCTGATCGGCACCATCGGCACCCGCGTCGGCGCGCAGCGCCTGCCGAGCTCGTTCACCACCCCCGAGGCGCCCGACCTGCAGGCCCTGTTCGCCGTGATGGCGCAGGCCGGGGTCACCGACGTGGCCGTCGAGGTGTCCAGCCACGCCCTCGCGCTGGGCCGGGTCGGCGGCACGCGGTTCGCCGTCGGCGCGTTCACGAACCTGTCGCAGGACCACCTCGACTTCCACCGCGACATGGAGGACTACTTCGAGACCAAGGCGACGCTGTTCGACCGGTGGGCGCAGCACGGGGTCGTCTGCGTCGACGACGGGTGGGGGCAGCGCCTCGCCGCCCGCACGCCGGGCGTG
It contains:
- a CDS encoding UDP-N-acetylmuramoyl-L-alanyl-D-glutamate--2,6-diaminopimelate ligase, with the translated sequence MSYASPPTEVPTRPRALPPVDLRAVAARVGVAPPPPGVLVTGVTLRASDVRPGDLFAALPGSRAHGADFAAAAVAAGAVAVLTDPDGATRPIGVPVLVHPTPRTVLGSASSLVYGDPTAALTVLGVTGTSGKTTVTHLVETGLAAAGRSTGLIGTIGTRVGAQRLPSSFTTPEAPDLQALFAVMAQAGVTDVAVEVSSHALALGRVGGTRFAVGAFTNLSQDHLDFHRDMEDYFETKATLFDRWAQHGVVCVDDGWGQRLAARTPGVVTVSSTGAPADWRAIDAVTGQDGSQTFTVLTPYGRAVPARLLLPGAFNVANALVALACLDAVGVPAEVGAAGIAGVAVPGRMQRVDSGQPFLAVVDYAHKPAAVAALLDALRDEVHGRIITVLGCGGDRDRGKRPMMGAAAAARSSLLVVTDDNPRTEDPAEIRAAMLAGAVAEPGRGEVVEIGDRRAAIAAAVAAAGPGDAVVVAGKGHEVGQEIHGVKHPFDDAAELASALSAAGVRP